The Rubricoccus marinus nucleotide sequence GAGGTAGAGCGTGATGCCGCCGAGGCGGTTGCGCGTGCGGCGCGTGACCTCGCCATCGGAGACCGCCAGGACGGGCGTCCCGTGTGGCGCCATAATGTCGATGGAGTTGTGGACGCGTCCGCCAGAGCGTGGCGACCGGAACGAGTTCTCCAGGTCCCCCGGCGCGATGCCCGCGACCGGGATCACCAGCCGGTCCACGCTAAACCGAAGCGCGTCGCGCGTGAGCACGACCGGGATCGTGTCCTGCGCTAGAGGCCTGGCGCCGGCCTCTGGCGTTCGCTCTGCGGCGGGTCGGCTCGACATCGCGAGAAGGGGCAGGCAGAGGACGGCGACGGCGAGAAACGCGCGCATACGGGCAGGGGTCAGGAGAGGGAGGCCCAGGTGCGAAGAATCTAGCGTTCTGAAAAACCAGAGTGGCCGCGCCGTTTTGCTGCCGTTAGAGCGCCGCCGCGTCAGAGGCGTACGCCCGAGAGCCTCTGGCGACATAGGGACCCACAGGGCACACGCGGGCGTCCATCGCGCATGTCCTTCCTC carries:
- a CDS encoding M23 family metallopeptidase, with product MRAFLAVAVLCLPLLAMSSRPAAERTPEAGARPLAQDTIPVVLTRDALRFSVDRLVIPVAGIAPGDLENSFRSPRSGGRVHNSIDIMAPHGTPVLAVSDGEVTRRTRNRLGGITLYLTSPDGDYDFYYAHLSRYASGATVGSLVQQGDTLGFVGTTGNARAPHLHFQILHKAGRGRGTPVNPYTVLKGSTLIPRSSTVRG